A DNA window from Luteolibacter luteus contains the following coding sequences:
- a CDS encoding urease accessory protein UreE, with amino-acid sequence MHLIQRMIAPASELPESSQVVLSAERRQFLKRRWRGIANDGTEFGFDLESRLVDGAVIFQQDGKDYIVRQLPEMVYEVVFESPAHAAMVAWRVGNLHLPAQILEDRIHVLYDEAMSHLIGYEGWAYSEPEVLFQPLKAVAHA; translated from the coding sequence ATGCATCTCATCCAGCGAATGATCGCTCCGGCCTCGGAGCTTCCCGAATCCAGCCAGGTCGTGCTTTCGGCGGAGCGCCGCCAATTTCTCAAGCGTCGCTGGCGGGGCATCGCGAATGACGGCACGGAGTTCGGTTTCGATCTGGAATCGCGGCTTGTTGATGGTGCCGTCATCTTCCAGCAGGACGGGAAGGACTACATCGTGCGACAGCTCCCGGAGATGGTGTATGAAGTTGTTTTCGAATCACCCGCACATGCGGCGATGGTGGCGTGGCGGGTGGGGAACCTGCACCTTCCCGCGCAGATCCTCGAGGACCGCATCCACGTGCTCTACGATGAAGCGATGTCCCATCTGATCGGTTACGAAGGCTGGGCCTACAGTGAGCCGGAGGTGCTGTTCCAGCCTCTGAAAGCCGTGGCGCATGCCTAG
- a CDS encoding GlsB/YeaQ/YmgE family stress response membrane protein: protein MDPKEIGGWVILGLAAGLIARRVMPGEEKGGCLMTIILGILGALVGGWIGRHVGFLPVAHPGAGLPSLESLFTATVGALVVLGFWKWIRA from the coding sequence ATGGACCCGAAAGAAATTGGTGGATGGGTGATCCTAGGCCTCGCGGCAGGCTTGATCGCGCGACGGGTCATGCCAGGCGAGGAAAAGGGCGGCTGCCTGATGACGATCATCCTCGGGATCCTGGGCGCGCTTGTGGGCGGCTGGATCGGCCGCCATGTCGGCTTCCTGCCGGTCGCTCATCCGGGTGCCGGGCTGCCTTCCCTGGAATCGCTCTTTACGGCTACCGTGGGTGCCCTTGTCGTGCTGGGCTTTTGGAAATGGATCAGGGCGTAG
- a CDS encoding RNA-binding protein → MVDSDLLHTEKILADRKTFFLDLKENARGMVVKITEDVSGNRDTIMVPAEILGDFIAALTDIKATADSR, encoded by the coding sequence ATGGTGGATAGCGACCTTTTGCACACGGAAAAGATCTTGGCGGACCGGAAGACGTTCTTTCTGGATCTCAAGGAAAACGCCCGCGGCATGGTGGTGAAGATCACCGAGGACGTCAGCGGGAACCGCGATACGATCATGGTTCCGGCGGAGATTCTGGGCGATTTCATCGCTGCCTTGACCGATATCAAGGCGACGGCGGATAGCCGTTGA
- the ureG gene encoding urease accessory protein UreG, which produces MPDSSFPDSPAKRPFRLGVGGPVGSGKTMCVLRLSQWLKDELSLAVITNDIYTREDAEFLLREGVLPADRVRGVETGGCPHTAIRDDISMNMAAVIDLENAHPDLKLILIESGGDNLSATFSPELVDAYVYVIDVAEGDKIPRKGGPAIRTSDLLLINKTELAPYVGADLAVMDRDARKMRGERPFLFADMKSEKGKEDLLAWLKREYLFV; this is translated from the coding sequence ATGCCCGACTCTTCATTTCCTGATTCTCCCGCCAAGCGTCCCTTCCGGCTCGGAGTCGGCGGCCCCGTCGGCTCGGGGAAGACGATGTGCGTGCTACGGCTTTCGCAGTGGCTGAAGGACGAGCTCTCCCTCGCGGTCATCACGAATGACATCTACACCCGGGAGGATGCCGAGTTCCTGTTGCGGGAAGGCGTGCTGCCTGCGGACCGCGTCCGCGGCGTCGAGACCGGTGGCTGCCCGCACACGGCGATCCGGGACGATATCAGCATGAACATGGCGGCGGTGATCGATCTCGAGAACGCGCACCCCGACCTGAAGCTGATTTTGATCGAGAGCGGCGGGGACAATCTCTCCGCGACCTTCTCCCCGGAACTGGTGGATGCCTACGTCTACGTCATCGACGTGGCGGAGGGGGATAAGATCCCGCGCAAGGGCGGCCCGGCGATCCGGACCAGCGACCTGCTGCTGATCAACAAGACCGAGCTGGCACCTTACGTGGGGGCAGATCTCGCGGTGATGGACCGGGATGCCAGGAAGATGCGGGGAGAGCGCCCTTTCCTTTTCGCGGACATGAAGTCGGAGAAGGGGAAGGAAGACCTGCTTGCTTGGCTCAAGCGGGAGTATCTCTTCGTCTAG
- a CDS encoding urease accessory protein UreF, with protein MADSAGAAQPLRYDAWLWLMQANDSQYPSGAYAHSYGLEELVEAGVVKNAEGLECFLEKQILPALLSFELPYFVQAHRAAGRGDVAKLAELDGELDAWRLPAETRDASRRIGSRRLELLRQLAPSPLVENHAANCPFSHHLIVTSIELSSIPIAQAARAFAFQTITGFATASMKLMRIGQTVCQAIVRRTLDRIGMEIDVALSRPPDGWFNPLLEIASLRHARADARLFIS; from the coding sequence ATGGCCGACTCAGCCGGAGCAGCGCAGCCGCTCCGCTACGATGCATGGCTGTGGCTGATGCAGGCAAACGATTCGCAATATCCCTCGGGGGCTTACGCACACTCTTACGGACTCGAGGAATTGGTCGAGGCAGGCGTGGTGAAGAATGCGGAAGGCCTGGAGTGCTTTCTTGAAAAGCAGATCCTGCCCGCGCTGCTCAGTTTCGAGCTTCCCTATTTCGTGCAGGCCCACCGGGCGGCGGGCCGAGGTGATGTCGCCAAGCTGGCCGAGCTCGATGGCGAGCTGGACGCATGGCGTTTGCCTGCGGAGACGCGGGATGCCTCGCGGCGCATCGGCTCGCGCCGCCTTGAGTTGCTCCGGCAGCTCGCGCCCTCACCCTTGGTGGAGAACCACGCGGCGAACTGTCCCTTCAGCCATCATCTCATCGTCACCTCCATCGAGCTCTCCTCGATTCCGATCGCTCAAGCGGCACGCGCCTTTGCCTTCCAGACGATCACCGGCTTTGCCACCGCCTCCATGAAGCTGATGCGGATCGGCCAGACCGTCTGCCAGGCGATCGTCCGCCGCACGCTCGACCGCATCGGCATGGAAATCGATGTCGCCCTTTCCCGCCCGCCTGATGGCTGGTTCAACCCGCTTCTCGAAATTGCCTCACTCCGCCATGCCCGCGCCGATGCCCGACTCTTCATTTCCTGA
- a CDS encoding serine/threonine-protein kinase: MEDRYEIRGKLGQGGLGAVYRAYDRALKRDVAVKRIVSGDDDEHREEATKQMEKETGALAALQHPNIVTIYDVGSDEDGPFVVMELLTGQTVDEIVEKAPLTWPDFRELVLQIQEALIAAQDLGLVHRDLKPSNIMVNWLPSGRFQAKVVDFGLAKFSPKTSAESAEQTDAIFGSIFYMAPELFERGPIDSRTDMYAIGCVYYFALTGHSPFQGETGPQVMAAHLEHRVIPLAQVRPDIPRWACDWVMWHINRYPHERPENSRETLKSFIQLDVPPTQAITQPLQPPVNPRAPVTVRPRTGMTPPPARPAPLPTPLPMQQTVKTHTAPQPLAPPDGAPPSLHAPPITAPITKSLVEEMGVRAPDIPVPQPESVHPQGTQVPTAQRPAVGGGRVFAPQSTYQVAQKKKKPSEAKRNMLAALGGVVLLVVIYYLVTYFSK; the protein is encoded by the coding sequence ATGGAGGACCGATACGAGATCCGTGGGAAACTCGGCCAGGGCGGACTAGGTGCCGTCTATCGTGCCTATGATCGTGCCCTGAAGCGCGATGTGGCGGTGAAGCGGATCGTCTCCGGCGATGACGACGAGCATCGGGAAGAGGCCACCAAGCAGATGGAGAAGGAGACCGGCGCCCTCGCCGCGCTCCAGCATCCGAACATCGTCACCATTTACGACGTGGGCTCCGATGAGGACGGCCCCTTCGTGGTGATGGAACTGCTGACCGGGCAGACAGTGGATGAGATCGTGGAAAAGGCGCCGCTGACTTGGCCGGACTTCCGCGAGCTGGTGTTGCAGATCCAGGAGGCGCTCATTGCCGCCCAAGATCTCGGCTTGGTCCACCGTGACCTGAAGCCTTCCAATATCATGGTCAATTGGCTGCCGTCCGGCCGCTTCCAAGCGAAGGTGGTGGATTTCGGCCTCGCAAAGTTCAGCCCCAAGACCTCCGCGGAGAGCGCCGAGCAGACCGACGCAATTTTTGGCTCCATCTTCTACATGGCGCCGGAGCTTTTCGAACGCGGGCCCATCGATTCGCGGACGGACATGTATGCCATCGGCTGCGTCTATTATTTCGCGCTGACCGGGCACTCTCCTTTTCAAGGGGAAACCGGTCCGCAGGTGATGGCCGCGCACTTGGAGCACCGGGTGATTCCGCTCGCACAAGTCCGTCCTGACATCCCGAGGTGGGCTTGTGACTGGGTGATGTGGCACATCAACCGTTATCCCCACGAGCGTCCCGAGAATTCCAGGGAGACCCTGAAGAGTTTCATCCAGCTTGACGTGCCGCCTACCCAGGCGATCACGCAGCCGCTGCAGCCACCGGTGAACCCGCGGGCTCCGGTGACAGTTCGGCCACGAACCGGGATGACTCCGCCACCCGCCCGTCCGGCACCCCTGCCGACTCCGCTGCCCATGCAGCAGACGGTAAAAACCCATACGGCTCCGCAGCCTCTGGCTCCGCCGGATGGGGCTCCGCCGAGCCTGCATGCCCCGCCAATCACCGCACCGATCACGAAATCCCTGGTGGAGGAGATGGGTGTGCGTGCTCCGGACATCCCGGTGCCGCAGCCGGAATCCGTCCATCCGCAGGGGACCCAGGTTCCCACGGCCCAGCGACCAGCGGTCGGAGGCGGCCGGGTTTTCGCGCCGCAGAGCACTTATCAGGTCGCCCAGAAGAAGAAAAAGCCGAGCGAGGCGAAGCGGAACATGCTGGCCGCGCTCGGGGGCGTGGTCCTGCTGGTGGTCATTTATTACCTGGTCACCTACTTCTCGAAGTAG
- the ureC gene encoding urease subunit alpha, with protein sequence MNQTRANYAGTFGPTVGDRVRLADTELFIEVERDLVAEKGGYGNEVKFGGGKVIRDGMAQSPLACDAESLDLVITNALILDAAQGVIKADIGIKHGRIVGIGHAGNPLLQDGIDMVIGAATEVIAGEGCIVTAGGIDTHIHFICPQQIEHAIASGTTTLIGGGTGPAHGTYATTCTPGKWNIRRMLESAEAFPINLGFLGKGNCSSPEPLREQVLAGAIGLKLHEDWGTTPAAIDTCLSVADELDVQVAIHTDTLNEAGFVESTLAAFKGRTIHTYHSEGAGGGHAPDIIRVCGEPNVLPSSTNPTRPFTVNTIDEHLDMLMVCHHLDSRIPEDVAFAESRIRPETIAAEDLLHDLGAISMMSSDSQAMGRIGEVITRTWQTAHKMKVQFGKLEGDSHPAADNFRALRYVAKYTICPAITHGIAHEVGSIEVGKLADLTIWKPAFFGVKPETVLKGGLIAWANMGDPNASIPTPQPMMYRPQFGAFGKAVGSTSITFVSSAALESGTLDDLGLKKKLVAVKGCRSVTKADLPFNDAMPKITVDPETYTVTADGKELKCEPMAVLPMAQRYFLF encoded by the coding sequence ATGAACCAGACCCGCGCCAACTACGCCGGTACCTTTGGCCCCACCGTGGGTGATCGTGTCCGCCTCGCCGATACCGAGCTCTTCATCGAGGTCGAACGCGATCTCGTGGCGGAGAAAGGCGGCTACGGCAATGAAGTGAAATTCGGCGGCGGCAAGGTGATCCGCGATGGCATGGCCCAGTCGCCGTTGGCTTGCGATGCCGAGAGCCTCGACCTGGTCATCACCAACGCGCTGATCCTCGATGCCGCCCAAGGCGTGATCAAAGCAGACATCGGCATCAAGCATGGCCGGATCGTCGGCATCGGTCACGCAGGCAATCCCTTGTTACAAGATGGCATCGACATGGTCATCGGCGCGGCCACCGAGGTCATTGCCGGTGAAGGCTGCATCGTTACCGCCGGGGGGATCGATACCCACATCCATTTCATCTGTCCCCAGCAGATCGAGCATGCGATTGCCAGCGGCACCACGACCCTCATCGGTGGGGGTACAGGTCCCGCGCATGGCACCTACGCGACCACCTGCACGCCGGGGAAATGGAATATCCGCCGCATGCTGGAGTCTGCGGAGGCCTTCCCGATCAATCTGGGCTTCCTAGGAAAGGGTAACTGCTCCTCCCCTGAACCCCTGCGCGAGCAGGTGCTGGCCGGGGCGATCGGCCTGAAGCTTCACGAAGACTGGGGCACGACACCCGCCGCCATCGATACCTGCCTTTCCGTCGCGGATGAGCTCGACGTCCAAGTGGCGATCCACACGGATACCTTGAACGAAGCGGGCTTCGTCGAAAGCACCCTGGCCGCTTTCAAGGGCCGCACGATCCACACCTATCACTCGGAAGGAGCCGGTGGCGGCCACGCGCCGGACATCATCCGTGTCTGTGGCGAGCCGAACGTCCTGCCTTCCTCCACCAACCCGACGCGTCCCTTCACGGTGAACACGATCGATGAGCATCTCGACATGCTCATGGTCTGCCACCACCTCGACTCGCGGATTCCGGAAGACGTGGCCTTCGCTGAAAGCCGCATCCGTCCGGAGACCATCGCGGCGGAGGATCTGCTGCATGATCTCGGTGCCATCTCGATGATGTCATCCGACTCGCAGGCGATGGGCCGCATCGGTGAAGTCATCACCCGCACCTGGCAGACCGCGCACAAGATGAAGGTGCAGTTTGGCAAGCTGGAGGGTGATAGTCATCCGGCCGCGGACAACTTCCGGGCGCTCCGCTACGTCGCGAAGTACACGATTTGTCCCGCGATCACCCACGGCATTGCGCACGAGGTCGGCAGCATCGAGGTGGGTAAGCTGGCGGATCTGACCATCTGGAAGCCGGCCTTCTTTGGCGTGAAGCCGGAGACCGTGTTGAAAGGGGGACTCATCGCCTGGGCGAACATGGGCGACCCGAATGCCTCGATCCCCACGCCGCAGCCGATGATGTATCGCCCGCAGTTCGGAGCCTTTGGCAAGGCCGTCGGCTCAACTTCGATTACCTTTGTCAGCTCCGCCGCCCTGGAATCCGGCACCCTTGATGACCTGGGGCTAAAGAAGAAGCTCGTGGCCGTGAAGGGCTGTCGCTCCGTGACCAAGGCCGACCTTCCTTTCAACGATGCGATGCCGAAGATCACCGTCGATCCGGAGACCTACACCGTGACGGCAGATGGCAAGGAGCTGAAATGTGAGCCGATGGCGGTCTTGCCGATGGCGCAGCGCTACTTCCTTTTCTAA
- the serS gene encoding serine--tRNA ligase: MLDIREIRLNPEFFIERLKTRGGDHWKLVDEVRKWDEKRRMAEYQDGLLRADRNQISKEIGFAKRAGEDTKEKEEEVREINERIASHNSEAEEATQRQHELLMNIPNLPHPDCPVGEDETANPVVRTWGEKPEVADPKDHLVLAEALGLISLEDATRIAGSGFAVYRGKGARLERALISFLLDLQSGTNGYEEVNVPHVVKRECMEGTGQLPKFEDDMYGTDAGEDGRNQLFLAPTAEVPVTNLYRDTLLAEGDLPKKLVAYTPCFRREAGSAGRDNRGIIRMHQFDKVELVQVVHPDDGLRTLEELTSHAQSALEKLGLHYRTIELCTGDIGANSAKTYDIEVWAPGQGKYLEVSSCSWFGDYQARRMKLRFKDGEGKNRFCHTLNGSGTALPRLYVALLEQCQQPDGSIKVPAALVPYFGFEEIR; this comes from the coding sequence ATGCTCGATATCCGCGAGATCCGTTTAAACCCTGAATTCTTCATCGAGCGCCTCAAAACGCGCGGTGGAGACCACTGGAAGCTAGTTGATGAAGTGCGCAAATGGGACGAAAAGCGCCGGATGGCCGAATATCAAGATGGCCTCTTGCGGGCTGACAGAAACCAAATTTCCAAAGAGATTGGATTTGCGAAGAGAGCGGGGGAGGACACGAAGGAGAAAGAAGAGGAGGTCCGGGAGATAAACGAAAGAATCGCGAGCCATAATTCCGAAGCGGAGGAGGCAACTCAGCGTCAGCACGAGTTGCTGATGAATATCCCGAACCTCCCGCATCCGGATTGTCCGGTCGGCGAGGACGAGACCGCGAATCCGGTCGTCCGCACTTGGGGCGAGAAGCCGGAGGTCGCCGATCCGAAGGACCACTTGGTGCTGGCGGAGGCGCTCGGCCTGATTTCCTTGGAAGATGCCACCCGCATCGCCGGCTCCGGCTTCGCCGTGTATCGCGGCAAGGGAGCCCGCCTCGAGCGTGCGCTGATCAGCTTCCTGCTGGATCTGCAGAGCGGCACGAACGGCTACGAGGAGGTGAACGTGCCTCACGTGGTGAAGCGCGAGTGCATGGAAGGCACCGGCCAGCTCCCGAAATTCGAGGACGACATGTACGGCACCGATGCCGGGGAAGACGGCCGCAACCAGCTTTTCCTCGCGCCGACCGCCGAAGTGCCGGTGACCAACCTCTACCGCGACACGCTGCTCGCCGAGGGCGATCTGCCAAAGAAGCTGGTGGCCTACACGCCCTGCTTCCGCCGCGAGGCTGGCAGCGCGGGGCGCGACAACCGCGGGATCATCCGCATGCACCAGTTCGATAAGGTCGAGCTGGTCCAAGTAGTGCATCCGGACGACGGCTTGCGCACGCTGGAAGAGCTCACCTCTCACGCCCAATCGGCGCTCGAGAAGCTTGGCCTTCACTATCGCACCATCGAACTTTGCACCGGTGATATCGGCGCGAACTCCGCGAAGACCTACGACATCGAAGTCTGGGCTCCGGGTCAGGGCAAGTATCTCGAAGTATCGAGCTGTTCATGGTTCGGCGACTATCAGGCGCGCCGCATGAAGCTCCGCTTCAAGGATGGCGAAGGGAAGAACCGCTTCTGCCACACCTTGAACGGTTCCGGCACTGCCTTGCCCCGTCTCTACGTGGCCCTTCTTGAGCAGTGCCAGCAGCCGGATGGCTCGATCAAGGTTCCGGCAGCGCTGGTGCCTTACTTCGGGTTTGAAGAGATCCGCTGA
- a CDS encoding RICIN domain-containing protein, whose translation MATRAAMTTSQINGMRASGFNTLIIFNMRVATNGDFTYDGTLCSNGTWVGPSDWGPLFNQCKAMPSGVTRIELCIGGWNDASFQNIKNLIASQGNNTSNVLYRNLAALKANFPVNAICFDDESVYDVSSSVAFGQMAGSNGMKVTLCPYTNSGFWQSVKNGLGSVCDEVYLQCYDGGAGNNPASWNSLFGGLKVSPGTWDLDGAATFGSKMAGWGSSAGVFNGFYWPGNTGGNPPANPAMMLQYATLIHTNLDNEGGDITGEHRIVNMVGGKAIDNGSSSLGNPTVQWDVTANNNGLQQRWMFTQNSDTSWNIINLNSGLALEMQSTANLGQPVVWSWNGGTNQRWWVDRQSDGTYKIWNQWSAKALENASATQNGAPIVQWPWNGQTQQRWRLY comes from the coding sequence ATGGCCACACGGGCCGCGATGACCACATCCCAGATCAACGGCATGCGGGCATCCGGCTTCAACACGCTCATCATCTTCAACATGCGGGTCGCGACCAATGGCGACTTCACCTACGATGGAACCCTGTGCAGCAACGGGACCTGGGTGGGACCTTCCGACTGGGGACCCCTCTTTAACCAATGCAAGGCGATGCCATCAGGGGTGACGCGCATCGAGCTATGCATCGGCGGCTGGAACGACGCGAGCTTCCAAAACATCAAGAACCTCATCGCTTCGCAGGGAAACAATACCTCGAACGTCCTCTATCGAAACCTGGCCGCGCTCAAGGCGAACTTCCCGGTCAATGCCATCTGCTTCGATGACGAATCGGTGTATGACGTCAGCTCATCCGTCGCTTTCGGGCAAATGGCCGGGAGCAACGGGATGAAGGTCACGCTCTGCCCCTATACCAACTCCGGCTTCTGGCAATCGGTGAAAAACGGCCTGGGTTCCGTCTGCGATGAAGTCTACCTCCAATGCTACGATGGCGGCGCCGGAAACAACCCGGCATCATGGAACAGTCTCTTCGGCGGCTTGAAAGTCTCTCCCGGGACTTGGGACCTGGATGGAGCGGCGACCTTTGGCTCGAAGATGGCTGGATGGGGCAGCAGCGCGGGTGTCTTCAATGGCTTCTATTGGCCGGGCAATACCGGAGGCAATCCGCCGGCCAATCCCGCGATGATGCTGCAGTATGCCACGCTGATTCACACCAATCTGGATAACGAAGGCGGGGACATCACCGGGGAGCATCGCATCGTGAACATGGTCGGAGGCAAGGCGATCGACAACGGAAGCAGCTCCCTCGGAAACCCGACGGTGCAGTGGGACGTGACCGCCAACAACAACGGCCTGCAGCAGCGGTGGATGTTCACCCAGAACTCCGATACCTCTTGGAACATCATCAATCTGAACAGCGGCTTGGCCTTGGAGATGCAATCGACCGCAAACCTCGGACAACCCGTGGTGTGGAGCTGGAACGGTGGCACGAACCAAAGATGGTGGGTCGATCGCCAATCCGACGGCACCTACAAGATCTGGAACCAATGGAGCGCAAAAGCCTTGGAAAATGCCAGCGCCACCCAGAACGGAGCGCCCATCGTCCAGTGGCCATGGAACGGGCAGACCCAGCAACGCTGGCGGCTGTACTGA